A part of Nitrospirota bacterium genomic DNA contains:
- a CDS encoding SDR family oxidoreductase: METYLVTGGAGFIGSNIVDKLLSQNHSVRILDNFSTGKKANIERVIKKHSLVPERDYMFVTSSQLRIRPDRYPGLFVIDGDLRESDTCWRAVSGVTYVLHQGAVPSVPRSISDPVTTNDVNIRGTLNMLIAARDEGVKRFVLASSSSVYGDTPTLPKIETMPPSPLSPYALSKLTAEFYAVLFNRLYGLSTVSLRYFNVFGPGQDPLSQYAAVIPKFITALLKNSPPSIYGDGEQSRDFTFVDDCVSANILACRADGASGAVMNIACGFRTTLNELHNKISGITGATVKPVYEAARPGDVKHSLADISRARDILKYNPSYSIDEGLKVTVEWFRNNS, translated from the coding sequence ATGGAAACTTATCTTGTAACAGGCGGAGCAGGGTTTATAGGCTCCAATATTGTTGATAAACTGCTGAGTCAGAACCACAGCGTACGCATCCTTGATAATTTCTCAACCGGCAAAAAGGCTAACATCGAAAGGGTTATAAAAAAACACTCACTCGTACCGGAGCGGGACTATATGTTCGTCACAAGCAGTCAGCTCCGGATACGTCCTGACAGATATCCAGGACTTTTTGTTATTGACGGGGACCTGAGAGAGTCTGACACCTGCTGGAGGGCGGTGTCAGGCGTAACATATGTACTGCATCAGGGCGCAGTGCCTTCTGTGCCCCGCTCCATATCTGACCCTGTTACAACCAATGATGTAAATATACGCGGGACTCTTAACATGCTGATTGCAGCAAGAGATGAAGGTGTAAAGCGGTTTGTGCTTGCATCATCCTCATCAGTATATGGTGACACACCTACCCTGCCCAAGATAGAAACCATGCCGCCTTCTCCGCTGTCTCCATATGCCCTCAGTAAACTTACCGCTGAATTCTATGCTGTACTGTTCAACAGGCTTTATGGTTTATCAACAGTGTCTCTGCGATACTTTAATGTGTTTGGTCCTGGTCAGGACCCCCTGTCACAATATGCCGCTGTAATACCCAAATTCATAACAGCTCTGCTTAAAAATAGTCCGCCGTCTATATATGGTGACGGCGAGCAATCAAGGGATTTTACCTTTGTTGATGATTGTGTGTCTGCAAATATCCTGGCATGCAGGGCAGACGGTGCATCCGGGGCAGTAATGAATATAGCCTGTGGCTTCAGGACAACACTGAATGAGCTGCACAATAAGATTAGCGGGATTACCGGTGCAACTGTTAAACCTGTGTATGAAGCGGCAAGACCAGGTGATGTAAAGCATTCACTTGCTGATATTTCGCGGGCAAGGGATATCCTGAAATATAATCCGTCATACAGCATTGATGAGGGTTTGAAAGTAACTGTTGAATGGTTCAGGAATAATTCATAA
- a CDS encoding lipoate--protein ligase family protein produces MCKLEWQGNGDIMQSWRLIDTGSCDGCYNMAVDEAIASAVRERKAATTLRFYTWHPACISIGYFQKPDETLKGSIVRRITGGRAVFHGSDLSYSVVSRTDNLLFPKNINGTYYTIANALIAGLGYLGINPDPQEKECVRKDSSTKYHRTPLCFNTALRHEITVYGRKLAGSAQRRWPDVFLQHGSILVNRTASENGQNSISLGELGIFSGDISLLIESLAHGFTKTLGIRLIREDLSDYESELAKRLAMENYPGL; encoded by the coding sequence ATGTGTAAATTAGAATGGCAGGGTAATGGTGATATTATGCAATCATGGCGTTTAATAGATACGGGCAGTTGTGATGGCTGCTATAACATGGCTGTTGATGAGGCAATTGCATCGGCTGTCAGAGAGCGAAAGGCTGCAACCACACTGCGTTTTTATACGTGGCATCCGGCCTGCATTTCGATTGGTTACTTCCAAAAGCCTGATGAAACGCTCAAGGGCAGCATTGTAAGGCGAATAACAGGCGGCAGGGCCGTTTTTCACGGCAGCGACCTCAGTTACAGCGTAGTTTCCAGGACAGACAATTTGCTGTTTCCTAAAAACATTAATGGGACTTATTATACTATAGCAAATGCATTAATTGCCGGACTTGGATACCTTGGAATCAATCCCGATCCACAGGAAAAAGAATGTGTCAGAAAGGATAGTTCAACCAAATATCACAGAACGCCACTCTGTTTTAACACTGCGCTAAGACACGAGATAACAGTTTACGGTAGAAAACTCGCGGGAAGTGCACAGAGGCGCTGGCCGGACGTATTTCTTCAGCATGGTTCGATACTTGTAAATAGAACGGCATCAGAAAACGGGCAGAACTCCATATCATTAGGAGAATTGGGGATCTTCTCAGGCGATATCAGTTTGCTGATTGAGTCTTTAGCCCATGGATTTACAAAGACCCTTGGCATCCGGTTGATAAGAGAAGACCTGTCGGACTATGAGTCAGAACTGGCAAAAAGACTCGCCATGGAAAATTATCCGGGTTTATGA
- the purD gene encoding phosphoribosylamine--glycine ligase, which yields MNVLVIGSGGREHALVWKIAQSRHANRIYCAPGNAGIAKIAECVPISSTDIKSLYAFAKDKDIGLTVVGPEAPLVLGIVDTFKSNGLRIFGPTRFAAQLEGSKAFSKKIMLKYGIPTAEAGIFTDPEKAISYARAMGAPVVVKADGLAAGKGVIVCSNEGEAQDAIDRIMTRRVFGEAGSTVVIEECLAGEEASFLAFSDGTTVIPMPPSQDHKRALDGDRGPNTGGMGAYSPVPAVDASMQERIMKEVMLPVVNALRAEGNSYEGILYAGIMLTRTGPRVLEFNCRFGDPEAQPVLMRLETDLLDIMNAVVDRRLDKIDIAWSPSAAVCVVVAAAGYPDKYPTGQVIKGLEDMDDMKDVMVFHAGTKKDNDDIVTAGGRVLGITATGINIGEAIIRAYNSVDRVQFDGMQFRKDIGKRAIR from the coding sequence GTGAACGTCTTAGTCATAGGGAGTGGGGGCAGGGAGCATGCACTTGTATGGAAGATTGCCCAGAGCAGGCATGCCAACAGGATTTATTGCGCACCAGGCAATGCAGGAATCGCGAAAATTGCTGAGTGTGTCCCAATATCATCCACTGATATTAAATCTCTTTATGCCTTTGCAAAGGATAAGGACATCGGATTAACGGTCGTTGGTCCTGAGGCCCCGTTGGTGCTTGGAATAGTTGATACGTTCAAAAGCAATGGACTGCGGATATTCGGCCCTACGAGGTTTGCAGCGCAATTGGAGGGTAGTAAGGCCTTCTCAAAAAAAATCATGCTAAAATATGGTATACCCACTGCCGAGGCGGGAATATTCACTGATCCTGAAAAGGCAATCAGCTACGCAAGAGCAATGGGCGCCCCGGTAGTTGTCAAGGCGGACGGACTTGCAGCAGGAAAGGGTGTTATTGTCTGCTCAAACGAGGGTGAGGCTCAGGATGCAATTGACCGGATAATGACCAGGCGCGTATTCGGCGAGGCTGGCTCAACGGTCGTTATTGAGGAGTGTCTTGCTGGAGAGGAGGCGTCATTTCTTGCGTTCTCTGATGGAACTACAGTTATCCCAATGCCTCCGTCTCAGGACCATAAAAGGGCTCTTGATGGTGACAGGGGGCCTAATACAGGCGGCATGGGGGCATACTCTCCTGTGCCTGCCGTTGACGCTTCCATGCAGGAGAGGATCATGAAGGAAGTTATGCTTCCTGTAGTCAATGCACTAAGGGCTGAGGGGAATTCATATGAAGGTATCTTATATGCCGGCATCATGTTAACCAGGACAGGCCCGAGGGTTCTCGAGTTCAACTGCAGATTCGGCGATCCTGAGGCTCAGCCTGTACTGATGAGATTGGAAACAGATTTGCTCGACATAATGAATGCTGTCGTTGACAGGAGGCTTGATAAGATTGATATAGCGTGGAGCCCGTCTGCCGCTGTTTGCGTAGTTGTTGCAGCAGCCGGGTATCCTGATAAATACCCGACAGGTCAGGTAATTAAAGGCCTGGAAGACATGGATGATATGAAAGATGTCATGGTATTTCATGCAGGCACAAAGAAGGATAATGATGATATAGTAACAGCCGGCGGAAGGGTGCTTGGCATAACCGCTACAGGGATAAATATCGGTGAAGCGATAATCAGGGCATATAATAGCGTTGACAGGGTGCAATTCGATGGTATGCAGTTCAGGAAGGACATCGGTAAACGGGCGATAAGGTAA
- the purE gene encoding 5-(carboxyamino)imidazole ribonucleotide mutase produces MKKALVAIVMGSESDLPVMSEASNILDKFNVPYVVKIASAHRSPGLVSSFSRGAEDSGFEVIIAGAGGAAHLPGVIAAETVLPVIGVPVNSSPLQGFDSLLSIVQMPGGVPVATMAVGTAGAKNAALFAIQLLSRKDKDILTKLKQYKRDMAEAIEKKQKG; encoded by the coding sequence ATGAAAAAAGCGCTGGTAGCTATTGTTATGGGCAGTGAATCCGATCTGCCGGTTATGAGTGAGGCATCAAACATTCTCGACAAGTTTAATGTACCCTATGTGGTAAAAATAGCCTCTGCCCACAGGAGTCCGGGGCTCGTAAGCTCATTCTCAAGAGGTGCGGAGGACTCTGGTTTTGAGGTAATTATTGCAGGTGCAGGAGGGGCGGCGCATCTGCCTGGGGTAATTGCAGCAGAAACCGTGCTGCCGGTAATTGGTGTGCCTGTTAATTCTTCTCCCCTCCAGGGATTTGATTCCCTTCTTTCAATAGTCCAGATGCCTGGTGGGGTTCCTGTGGCCACAATGGCAGTAGGTACAGCAGGTGCAAAAAATGCAGCACTGTTTGCAATACAATTATTATCGAGAAAGGACAAGGATATACTGACTAAACTCAAACAGTATAAGAGGGATATGGCAGAGGCAATAGAGAAGAAGCAAAAGGGTTGA
- a CDS encoding nucleotide sugar dehydrogenase — protein sequence MDSLISKIEQKKAKLGIIGMGYVGLPLALEFCKAGFEVTGIDLDKKKIDSINNGKSYIEDASDNDLKTAVSQGRLHATTDFSILKQLDTVSICVPTPLRKTKDPDISYILSATQEISKYIHTGQLIVLESTTYPGTTEEIILPELESRGLKVGVDFFLAFSPERIDPVNKQFHTRNTPKIIGGITAKCTESAAALYSKAVEKVIPVSSTRAAEMVKLLENTFRAVNIGLVNEIAIICNKLGMDVWEIIDAAATKPFGFMPFYPGPGLGGHCIPVDPHYLSWKLKMFNYNARFIELASEVNTNMPYFVVNKIFDALNAQKKSINGSKILILGVAYKKDVGDVRESPALDVIRLLKEKGGLISYNDPHIPHLHEENMDFSSVDLGDYSVLRNYDCAVIITNHSLYDYKKVVDNAKIIVDTRNATRGILSEKIVKL from the coding sequence ATGGATTCTTTGATCAGCAAAATTGAACAGAAGAAGGCGAAACTTGGGATAATAGGAATGGGTTACGTGGGACTGCCTTTGGCGCTTGAGTTTTGCAAGGCAGGTTTTGAAGTAACAGGGATTGACCTGGATAAGAAGAAGATAGACTCAATTAACAACGGTAAATCGTATATTGAAGATGCCTCAGACAATGATTTGAAAACAGCAGTGAGTCAGGGGAGACTGCATGCTACAACCGATTTCAGTATACTGAAACAGCTCGATACGGTAAGTATATGTGTACCAACGCCGCTGAGAAAGACCAAAGACCCGGATATATCCTACATCCTGAGCGCTACTCAGGAAATATCAAAGTATATTCATACCGGACAGCTAATTGTTCTTGAGAGTACAACTTATCCTGGTACGACTGAGGAAATAATACTGCCTGAACTTGAAAGCAGGGGGCTGAAGGTTGGTGTTGATTTTTTCCTTGCCTTTTCACCCGAACGCATTGACCCTGTTAACAAACAATTCCACACAAGAAACACACCAAAGATCATTGGTGGTATAACTGCAAAATGCACTGAATCTGCGGCTGCATTATACAGCAAGGCCGTGGAAAAGGTAATTCCGGTAAGCTCAACAAGGGCGGCTGAAATGGTAAAGCTGCTTGAAAATACGTTCAGGGCTGTAAATATCGGCCTCGTCAATGAGATCGCAATCATTTGCAACAAACTGGGCATGGATGTCTGGGAGATTATTGATGCAGCAGCCACAAAACCATTCGGGTTTATGCCCTTTTACCCTGGTCCAGGACTGGGCGGCCACTGCATACCGGTGGACCCTCATTATCTTTCCTGGAAGCTTAAGATGTTCAATTACAATGCACGATTCATTGAGCTCGCAAGTGAGGTAAACACAAATATGCCTTACTTCGTTGTGAACAAGATATTTGACGCTTTAAATGCTCAGAAAAAGAGTATCAACGGGTCAAAGATTCTGATTCTTGGCGTAGCTTATAAGAAAGATGTCGGGGATGTAAGAGAGTCTCCGGCACTCGATGTAATCAGGCTGCTTAAGGAAAAGGGTGGTTTGATCTCATACAATGACCCCCATATCCCGCACCTTCATGAGGAAAACATGGACTTCTCATCTGTTGATCTTGGAGATTATTCTGTTTTGAGAAATTATGACTGCGCCGTAATTATCACTAATCATTCATTATACGACTATAAGAAGGTTGTGGATAATGCCAAAATCATTGTTGACACAAGAAATGCAACCAGGGGTATATTGTCAGAAAAGATAGTAAAACTATAG
- a CDS encoding GTPase domain-containing protein, whose protein sequence is MPNIHHSTREINCKVVYYGPGLCGKTANIRYIYNNTNPESKGKLISVSPETEHTLFFDFLPIYLGTLKGFTLKFHLHTVPGQIFYDDSRKLILKGVDGIVFVADSQIERMDANIESIDSLKRNLFEQGIDAAHIPIVFQHNKRDLPNILPIEEMERIVNFRRAPYFEAVALNGEGVFETLKEITRQVISKIKENIE, encoded by the coding sequence ATGCCGAATATCCATCACTCGACGCGTGAAATAAACTGTAAGGTCGTTTACTACGGACCAGGTCTGTGCGGTAAAACGGCCAACATAAGATACATATATAACAATACAAATCCTGAGAGCAAGGGTAAATTAATATCTGTATCACCTGAGACTGAACACACACTTTTTTTTGATTTTCTTCCGATCTACCTTGGGACACTAAAAGGCTTTACACTGAAATTTCATTTACATACTGTTCCTGGCCAGATATTCTATGATGATAGCCGTAAGCTCATCCTGAAGGGGGTGGATGGCATTGTATTTGTGGCTGACTCACAGATAGAGAGAATGGATGCAAATATTGAGAGCATTGACAGCCTGAAAAGGAATCTGTTTGAACAGGGAATTGATGCAGCCCACATTCCGATCGTATTTCAGCATAACAAGAGAGACCTTCCGAACATCCTCCCAATTGAGGAGATGGAAAGGATAGTCAACTTCAGGAGAGCCCCTTATTTTGAGGCCGTAGCCCTGAATGGTGAAGGGGTGTTTGAGACCCTGAAGGAAATTACTAGACAGGTAATTTCAAAGATAAAAGAAAATATTGAATAG
- a CDS encoding threonylcarbamoyl-AMP synthase → MRIIKISQTSPDPSAVSEIAELLRAGSVIAYPTDTFYGLGADITNQSAIRRLYSIKNRQPDKPILILISDMQMLHPLIAGGYLPPIARRLTDSFWPGPLTLVFHASEKVPALLTANTGKVGIRLPDNELCKLLIAKLEHPLTATSANISGVRSIYNPDEIIETIGSRIDALVDGGKTKGGLESTVVDVTGDKPEIIREGAIPRSLIKEGISR, encoded by the coding sequence ATGAGGATAATTAAAATAAGCCAGACCTCCCCGGATCCTTCAGCGGTCTCTGAAATAGCCGAATTATTAAGGGCCGGTTCAGTTATTGCCTATCCAACCGATACTTTTTACGGATTAGGCGCTGATATTACAAATCAGAGTGCAATAAGGCGATTATACTCAATAAAGAACAGACAGCCTGATAAACCTATTCTTATACTTATATCTGACATGCAAATGCTGCATCCATTGATAGCGGGTGGTTATCTTCCACCAATCGCCAGGCGATTAACAGACAGTTTCTGGCCAGGTCCCCTGACTTTGGTATTTCATGCGTCAGAGAAAGTCCCTGCGCTACTTACAGCCAATACTGGGAAAGTAGGTATACGCTTGCCTGACAATGAGTTATGCAAGTTACTTATAGCTAAACTTGAACATCCATTGACGGCAACAAGCGCTAACATATCAGGAGTCAGGAGCATTTATAATCCGGATGAAATAATAGAAACAATAGGTAGCAGGATTGATGCACTTGTAGATGGTGGGAAGACAAAGGGCGGCCTTGAATCAACTGTAGTTGATGTTACAGGGGATAAACCTGAGATAATTCGAGAAGGGGCTATACCCCGATCACTAATAAAGGAAGGGATTTCCAGGTGA
- a CDS encoding pyruvate synthase, giving the protein MGAEVKKGAKQITGFLSGNEMASIAASQINFHIMGYYPITPSTEIAENLDEMKAEGEHDILLIPGEGEHGAAAICYGASTTGARVFNATSAQGLLYSMEQLPVQSGTRYPMLLDLVMRSVSGPLDIRGDHSDVMMALNCGWIILMAKDPQAAYDMNFIGVKIGEIEDVRLPVIVAYDGFFTSHQKRRVQYFEDKQVIQDFVGFHPPKYTSIDPKNPVTIGPYMNDPDLINNKKQQSMAMEAAYNHLDEVFEEYGRISGRRYGLLDTYMMDDAEVALVILNSAYETSKEAVDRLRAEGLKVGVMMPNVIRPFPAREIRACMKKVKALCVADRQESFGGWGGNMSIEIKAALKDDPENKTLIISRIYGLGGKEFYIEDAVDMIREAVGVANKGKVSVPFEYVGATPGDLSFIPGQVQKPLSREEMTPGILKVSRDESTGAFDIKGVSARPLNEVPKRIAQGHSACSGCGIFPGLDTFFKGIQGDVVVLYHTGCAMVVTTGYPYSSHNVTYIHNLFQSGATTLSGVVEGFKERQRRGEIPASEDITFVMITGDGGMDIGMGHAIGTALRNHNMIILEYDNQGYMNTGAQLSFSTPLGHATSTSHVGPYQSGNKLQHKDTAQIMAACHIPYVFTGIATQYRDLIKKATKAQYYAKNEGLVYGKILIACPLEWKSEEKIGLEIIQAATDCCFFPLYEIEHGITSISYNPEDKGRKAPVTEWLKLMGKTKHLIKPEYKGVVETLQKEVDRRWERLKAMAAHPLL; this is encoded by the coding sequence ATGGGGGCAGAAGTAAAAAAGGGGGCCAAACAGATTACAGGATTCCTGAGTGGCAATGAAATGGCTTCCATAGCAGCAAGTCAGATCAATTTCCACATCATGGGTTATTACCCGATTACTCCGTCAACCGAGATTGCTGAAAACCTGGATGAAATGAAGGCCGAGGGTGAACACGATATCCTCCTTATACCGGGTGAAGGCGAACATGGTGCTGCTGCTATCTGTTATGGGGCATCTACAACAGGAGCAAGGGTCTTTAATGCAACATCCGCTCAGGGACTTTTATATTCAATGGAACAGCTTCCGGTCCAGTCCGGCACAAGATATCCAATGCTGCTCGACCTGGTTATGCGCTCTGTATCAGGGCCTCTTGACATAAGGGGTGATCATAGCGACGTTATGATGGCCCTCAATTGCGGATGGATTATTCTTATGGCAAAAGACCCTCAGGCGGCTTATGACATGAACTTCATAGGTGTTAAAATCGGCGAGATTGAAGATGTCCGTCTACCTGTGATAGTCGCATATGACGGTTTCTTTACGAGTCACCAGAAGCGCCGTGTTCAATATTTTGAAGATAAGCAGGTTATACAGGACTTCGTGGGCTTTCATCCTCCCAAATACACTTCAATAGATCCAAAGAATCCTGTTACTATCGGGCCATACATGAATGATCCGGATCTTATTAACAACAAGAAACAGCAGTCTATGGCCATGGAAGCGGCATATAACCACCTGGATGAAGTATTCGAGGAATACGGCCGTATAAGCGGACGCAGATATGGTCTGCTTGATACCTATATGATGGATGATGCTGAAGTCGCACTGGTCATTCTGAACTCTGCCTATGAGACTTCGAAAGAGGCAGTTGACAGGCTCCGGGCAGAAGGCCTTAAGGTTGGAGTGATGATGCCCAATGTCATAAGACCATTTCCTGCAAGGGAAATAAGAGCGTGCATGAAGAAGGTCAAGGCGCTCTGTGTCGCGGACAGACAGGAATCATTTGGAGGCTGGGGCGGTAATATGAGCATAGAGATAAAGGCCGCACTTAAAGATGATCCTGAGAACAAGACCCTTATAATCAGCCGTATATACGGTCTGGGAGGAAAAGAATTTTATATTGAAGATGCAGTTGACATGATTCGGGAGGCCGTTGGTGTCGCCAATAAAGGCAAGGTCAGCGTACCTTTTGAATATGTTGGGGCTACACCTGGCGACCTGAGTTTTATACCCGGACAGGTTCAGAAACCCTTGTCACGGGAGGAGATGACCCCGGGAATTTTAAAGGTATCGAGGGATGAGTCCACAGGGGCATTCGATATAAAAGGTGTAAGCGCAAGGCCGCTGAATGAGGTGCCTAAAAGGATTGCCCAGGGTCATTCAGCATGCTCAGGCTGCGGGATTTTTCCAGGACTTGATACATTCTTTAAGGGCATTCAGGGAGATGTTGTCGTGCTTTACCACACAGGCTGTGCAATGGTGGTTACCACGGGCTATCCTTATTCGTCTCATAACGTAACTTACATTCATAACCTGTTTCAAAGCGGCGCCACAACATTATCAGGTGTGGTAGAAGGATTTAAAGAGAGACAGCGCCGCGGTGAAATACCTGCATCCGAAGATATAACATTTGTAATGATAACAGGTGATGGTGGAATGGATATTGGCATGGGACATGCGATTGGCACGGCCCTTAGAAATCACAACATGATAATCCTTGAATATGATAATCAGGGCTACATGAACACAGGGGCTCAACTATCATTCTCCACTCCTCTTGGCCATGCTACATCAACATCTCATGTCGGGCCGTATCAGTCAGGAAACAAGCTGCAGCATAAAGACACTGCACAAATCATGGCAGCCTGTCATATTCCATATGTGTTTACCGGTATAGCAACCCAATACAGAGACCTTATAAAAAAGGCCACAAAGGCCCAGTACTATGCAAAGAACGAGGGGCTTGTTTACGGAAAGATACTTATTGCATGTCCTCTTGAATGGAAGAGCGAGGAAAAGATCGGCCTTGAAATAATACAGGCTGCAACCGACTGTTGCTTTTTCCCATTATATGAGATAGAACACGGAATTACATCAATAAGCTATAACCCTGAAGATAAAGGCAGGAAAGCGCCTGTAACAGAGTGGCTCAAACTTATGGGCAAGACAAAACATCTTATTAAGCCAGAATACAAGGGGGTCGTTGAAACCCTGCAGAAAGAAGTAGACAGGAGATGGGAAAGACTCAAGGCAATGGCAGCTCATCCGTTATTGTGA
- a CDS encoding glycosyltransferase family 2 protein, whose product MKLIVQIPCLNEEATLPVAIKAIPRKISGVDSVEILVIDDGSSDSTSRVARDCGADHILRFKVNQGLARGFMAGLQTSVRLGADIIVNTDADNQYNGDDIPKLIQPILDGKADIVIGDREVETIRHFSYSKKILQKLGSWVVRIASDTPIPDAASGFRALSREAALRTNIVSGYTYTLESIIQAGHNRLAITHIPVRTNQVLRESRLISSVRSYLIRSASTIIRTYAMYRPLMFFFTIGALIFSGGLFLSFRYLFYMLRGEGSGHIQSLILAATLMMLGFQTVVIGLISDLIAANRRLNEEAVYRLRKMDKEE is encoded by the coding sequence ATGAAGCTTATAGTTCAAATACCGTGTCTTAATGAGGAGGCAACGCTGCCTGTTGCTATAAAGGCAATTCCGCGAAAGATATCAGGTGTAGACAGCGTGGAGATCCTTGTTATTGACGATGGTAGCAGCGACAGCACCTCCCGGGTGGCAAGAGATTGTGGTGCAGACCATATACTGAGGTTCAAGGTAAACCAGGGACTTGCGAGGGGATTTATGGCAGGGCTCCAGACATCTGTCAGGCTGGGTGCTGATATTATAGTCAATACAGATGCCGATAATCAGTACAATGGAGACGATATACCAAAGCTGATTCAGCCTATTCTTGATGGGAAGGCTGACATAGTAATCGGCGACAGGGAGGTCGAAACCATCAGGCATTTCTCGTATTCTAAAAAGATCCTGCAAAAACTCGGAAGCTGGGTAGTAAGGATTGCATCAGATACGCCCATACCGGATGCAGCAAGCGGGTTCCGGGCATTAAGCCGTGAGGCTGCGCTTAGGACTAATATAGTGTCCGGATACACGTATACCCTCGAAAGCATAATTCAGGCAGGGCATAATAGGCTTGCAATTACTCATATACCTGTCAGGACCAATCAGGTACTTCGCGAATCAAGGCTTATTTCAAGCGTTCGCAGTTATTTAATCAGATCGGCATCCACCATAATAAGGACATACGCCATGTATCGTCCTTTGATGTTTTTCTTTACTATCGGTGCGCTGATATTTTCCGGGGGATTGTTCCTCTCATTCAGGTACCTGTTTTACATGTTACGGGGTGAAGGCTCTGGTCACATTCAATCACTCATACTTGCCGCTACATTAATGATGCTCGGTTTTCAGACCGTTGTCATAGGTCTCATATCAGACCTGATCGCTGCAAACCGCAGGTTAAATGAAGAGGCAGTCTACCGTTTAAGAAAAATGGACAAGGAGGAATAG
- a CDS encoding 2-oxoacid:acceptor oxidoreductase family protein, whose amino-acid sequence MSTVKTGQVIIPKKHKEGMFEIRMESIGGLGANVAGKIMAEAGVLGMGLNGSNFSSYGSEKKGAPVKAHVRFCDPDTPIRSNSPIENPHIVAIFHEALVKTVPVLQGVEPDSTVLLNTTRTTTQAREFLKLHGGYVGCIDALNIALEEKSRVNIPMLGAICKASGFFNPDALKDAIKNVFGKKYPQTVAGNLKAFDRGFNEVKMEYFAPDDRYPYQPYVRNPSRLGYLNQPIGGVVVSAGITRQKDLSPSRMGFIPVLDLETCTHCGECDFACPDYCFVWEKGLTKTGKEAVFLKGIDYNYCKGCLQCVWICKPKALTIGKESAYNIDEINVPHLFRKVK is encoded by the coding sequence ATGAGCACGGTGAAGACAGGACAGGTTATCATACCCAAAAAGCACAAGGAGGGTATGTTTGAAATCAGGATGGAAAGCATAGGAGGTCTCGGCGCAAATGTTGCAGGTAAAATAATGGCCGAGGCTGGTGTGCTTGGCATGGGCCTGAACGGCTCTAATTTTTCATCCTATGGTTCTGAAAAGAAGGGCGCTCCGGTTAAGGCACATGTAAGATTTTGTGATCCTGATACTCCAATAAGGTCAAACAGCCCCATTGAAAATCCCCATATCGTAGCAATATTTCACGAGGCCCTGGTTAAGACTGTTCCGGTACTTCAGGGCGTTGAGCCTGATTCAACAGTGCTGTTGAACACAACGAGAACTACAACGCAGGCCAGGGAATTCCTGAAATTACATGGTGGTTATGTCGGGTGTATTGATGCGCTGAACATAGCCCTTGAAGAAAAGAGCAGGGTAAATATTCCGATGCTTGGCGCCATTTGCAAGGCAAGCGGCTTTTTTAATCCGGATGCACTTAAGGATGCAATCAAAAATGTTTTCGGTAAGAAATATCCGCAGACTGTGGCTGGCAATCTGAAGGCCTTTGACAGGGGATTTAACGAGGTAAAAATGGAGTACTTTGCACCGGATGACAGATATCCGTATCAGCCATATGTACGGAATCCATCACGGCTCGGGTATTTAAACCAGCCTATAGGCGGGGTTGTCGTAAGCGCCGGAATCACGCGTCAGAAAGACCTTAGCCCTTCGCGCATGGGATTTATACCGGTACTGGACCTTGAGACCTGTACGCATTGCGGTGAATGTGACTTTGCATGCCCTGACTATTGCTTTGTCTGGGAAAAAGGATTAACCAAAACCGGCAAGGAGGCGGTATTCCTTAAGGGGATTGACTACAACTACTGTAAGGGGTGCCTGCAGTGTGTATGGATATGTAAACCAAAGGCCCTTACAATTGGTAAAGAGAGTGCATACAACATAGATGAAATAAATGTTCCGCATTTATTCAGAAAGGTGAAGTAA